From Rhea pennata isolate bPtePen1 chromosome 20, bPtePen1.pri, whole genome shotgun sequence:
TATGAGGAAGTGTGAATAACCTCGGGAGAACTGCCAAGCTgtgctttctttccaaatgaGAAATACAAGTCGTCTTCCATCTCTCATCTCTTCCCacctcctttcctccctgtaATGGCTAATGCGGGAGGAGATGAAATTCTCTTCTACATCTGTGTGAATACAGCATTGTACATTCCCTGGGTGACGTATTTGTAGGTTCTCCTAGTAGCAGCAGTAGGTACTCCTTCCTGAATGACTCATAATCAACAattcttttataattttgtgTATGTTAATGATAAATTGGAAAGATTCATGTTGTCCTGGTAAAAAGGGCCAGGGCTCTCTTAATCTCAGATTTGCcttaaacttttttcctctccctttgcaGTAAACTTCGTCATCCTCATTTGCTGCAGTTGATGTCTGTTTGTCTGTCTAGTGACTTGGAAAAAACCCGTTTAGTATATGAGAGGGTTAACTTTGGTTCTCTGTACAGCATTCTCCATGAAAGGGTAATtggaatatttgtttttagataataattaattaaaaggCTGAAGTTCAGTAACTAGATCTGTAAGGCTGGTAAGGTTTGCCATCGGCAAATGCTTTATCCTGCTAGGGGCCTCTTTCCCTTCTTGTGAGGTGTAATTAACTGACGCAGGTAGTTCTTAGTCCCAGCTGGCTGCAGGACGTATAGGAGTGCCCTTTTAGGTTttagatacagaaaaagaacatacaTTTGATGTTGCTCTTTTTGTTACCAAAGTCAAGTGGAAGGAGCAGTTGAGTTCTTAATCCTGCATAGTGGACAGTCCTGTGGACTGTTTGAGTACCTGTTTGGCTTTTTTCTACCGCATCTCTTCTAATTCATAGGAATTCATTGATATCCTTGATTAATGTGCAATTACGTtgattttctggttttgtattggTTTCAAAATAGTTGCTGTGAAATTTAATTGAACATTTAACTTTCTGCATGTGCTTGTACATGGCAAACGTGACCAGACCTACTTTTCCCCCGGAATGTTTCCATTCAGGTTATTGCAAACTATGTCTCATGTGTAAAAGTAAAGGCTTGAGCTCAGTAGCAGTTTATTTTTCACCAACTAATTTGTGGTTTTTAATTGTCTctcaacactttttttcctctttttcatttttgaatcccaatttttccttttttaagggATTGAACGCAGACATCTAAATTACTGGAGAAATTGCAGACAAAAGCAGGAGATTCTAAGAGTCGATTCTACTTTAGGATGAATTTGGGGTTAATTGATACATTAATTACTGTTTGATGTATTACTATTTGATTTGATCCTGAGTACATGTACATTACTCAGCAAGTGCAATTTATCTGACTTTTATTAGATtatgtttcagttttgctttctttgcctcCTACTGTATGATAATAGTTTTTTTCACTGTATCAAGCTTTAATTGGCTTCAATGCCAATTTGgaacttctgtttctttcagcgTTCAGAATTCCCTGTGCTGCGCATGGAGACAATTTTACATCTACTGCTTCAAATTAATGACACTTTGCGTTTTTTACACTCCCGTGGATTTATCCACCGTTCAGTTACCTCCTATGCGATTCAAATTGTTTCTTCTGGTGAGGCGAAGTTATGCAACTTGGAATACATGATAGAGAGGTAAAGAATTGCCTCACTGTTTCTGTGAAGTGGACAAACACAAGTAAAGCTGAATTTGGTGCTAAATTCTGATGGTGTGATTTTGCAGATGCCCTTATTGATTGCTAGGcacaccctcctgctgcctctaAGTGAGGCAACAGGAGtaaaaaattcaatttttactgctttcagGTACATTAACTTCACTGCAAATAACATAAATTTCAGGTGCACTTAATTTTTATGTTAGTTTTAAGTATTTGAGACTGGAAGCTTGTAAGAGAAGCTCTTTACTGGAGTATAAAAGTACTGTCATGGAAAAATAGAACCCAGTCTTAGTGAACGGAGATGCAATTCCTCCTTGAGTCACTAATTTTGTTGCTGGGCTGAAAGTAATTTCAGCCTGTTTTTGTTGTAATGCACATGTGCTTAGGGAGGCTTGTCCTAAAAGGGCTGAGGCTCTCACACCTCACTGAACGGGTGGTTAAGTATACCCAGGGACAAGAAGAGGCTTTAGTACTTTAGAATTAAATTTAGACAAGAAGAGGCTTTAGTactttagaattaaaaaaaccctgctgTTTTGAAGCTGGCTTCCTCCTTTTCTATAGACATAAGTATacactgcaaaacaaatacTTGACAGACTAGGTGCTGCTTTCTTGTCTTTTGCCTATGGTCTGAGCACACTTAAAAGGATTGCCTGTAAAAATGTTGTTGGgaattttttaactttttgatttatttttgagtgtagatttttgaaagaaatactttcacCAGCAGAGGTCTCTACTGTGTAGTGCTGAAGTACAGTATTTGTTGCTGTGAAAATATTAGAGATTTTTGCGGGTCTACGTTAGACCTTCTAGGTTCATTGTTTTGGTAAATGTGGGGAGAGTGGGaataatttaaacaaacaaagtAACAAACTCACATGCTTAATTCCAAATGACACAACTTTCAGCTGAGTGTTCTATGTATCCCAatagctacttttttttttttttgatacagcAAAGATGGAGGAGAACACAGTGATCTGACTCGTATTCCTGTCCCAGTCCAGCTGTTTAAATGGTGCTCTCCTGAAGTAATCCTTGAAAAAGCTGTCACAGTCAAGTCAGATATTTATAGTTTCTGTACAGTAATGCAGGAGGCCTTGACAGGTATATCTGTAGATTTAGACTTCTGTCACGAGGGTAGTCCACTGAATGTTTTCAGTGTGGACTCTCGGCCCTCGAATGTCTGTTTAATTTCCCTGTGTGACTGTGTAATACCTTGCCATGATTACACATGTAGAGTTAAcctggaagaagaaaacttcAAGGCAAAGTGGGGGGATGTTAATGACAATGACAAAAGCAAGTGAGAACTTTTATAAAACGAAGAGTTTAAAATTGCATAACTGAAGAATGAGATTAAGGAGAGATGTTAAATGCAACTTCctgtagtgtttttttctgttgttgcattcCTCTTAATGCAAGGGCAACAAAGCATTCAGTTAATGCTTTGCAAAGTGCTAAATGAGCCTGTAGAACTTGGATCCTTTTGATCATTAACGTAACTTAGAGATGAACTTCAGATAATGACATATATATTGACCCTGACTACTTTGACAGCGAAGTAGGATAAACAATTATCCTGAAAATTAAGCTTTCTACCAACTGGTTGAGAATGCTATAGCTGTTTACCAGAGAGATTTCTTTCAGCTTCCTTGAAATCATCTGCTTCTGACTGTAGATAGAGAGGAGACACTGGACTGAACTGAGTGCTAGAAGCTGTAAATTATGgaacattcagaaaatacttctttgtctctgactttttttttttttcagtaatatatAGCTTGTAACATATAAAGTCTTGTTACATGTCTTGCAGAGACACTTCCCTGGGATGGTCATGAAGACTCAGTTATTAAACAGCTCATAAGTTCAGGACAGCATTTAGAAGCGGATGTCAGACTTCCAAAACCCTATTATGATATTGTAAAGTCAGGGCTAGAACCTAAGCAGAAGAACCGTTCTATGAACCTTCAGGATATTCAGTACTTGATGAAGAATGACTTGAAGGTGACTTCCAAGATTGTagtctttcttgctttttaaatggcatttaaaTGTCTGTTAATGTCTATTCAGATTTAGGACATTCTGCTTAAATCTAGgtggaaggatttttttgtgtCACATCTGAACCTGAGAGGATCCTTCTCTGATCATGGAGACAGATCACCTAAAATAGAAGCTGGAAGCATTGTTTTGTGAAATGTAATTGTATTTTATAGCATTTCTCGTATTACAGGACTTGACTGAGTCTCAAACTGGTCATGCTGATGAAATACCAAAAGCGCAAAGGTCTGCTGTCTTGGCTGACATAAACATCTGTTTAGCATCAGCTTTTAACTACCAGAAAAGAACATTGGGATTGGAAGGAGAAGAGATAACAGAGATTGGTGAGTTTAATTTCAGCAAGATGTCATGTATCCTTCACTTAGTGTGTCCCTCACTATTAATCTTAATgattaaaatgcagattttgtgGCACAGTTTGAAGACGAAGGCTATGAGAATTGGATTCTAGCTAGCACCCTAATTATTAGTAAAACTCAAGACTGTACATCTTATTAGTAATTGAAGTGCAGGCACATTGTCTTCAGTAGAGGGCATGAAAGGCTGCTTATgtgataaataaaatgtatggaTTCCTAAATGGGTGAAAGCAGTGTGAAGCAATGGGCATCTGGAAGAATAGCTTAATGCTTAACATCTGatttcctccccctttccctctgcCCCAAGGCAAATCCACTGCCCGAAGATACTCTCATTTCCCTGAGGAGTCTGAGGCTTTATTGGTGGATGGTGAGACACCAAGCAGTCTACAGCCAGTTGCCCAGGAAAAAAGTCATGACGTAGCTTCTGAACTCCAGGTGACCTGCAGTGTCAGTGATGTGGATGAGAGTCTCTGTAGctttgaaatgaatgaaatcttTGCTGATTACCCAGAATTTCATGAAGACTTTCTGGAGGAAAGCACTGTGTTAGGTCATAATCTGAAGGAtgaaaaaagacagcaaaaagaagaagaaaagactacCCTCAGAGATCTATTTGCACCCCCTGGAATGCACTATGAGGAAAAACCAGTTTATGAGGAAGGTAGCTTTTCAGAATTGGGTACAGAGTACActacagaagaggaagaaaggataaGTGAGGCCTCCCAGCTGTGCGAACGATCACAAGTGAGAGAAGATGCTGGGAAAAGAATGACTAGTTCATCCCAAATTGGACAGCACATCAGCAAATGTGTCCTGAATCTAAAGATTGCTCAGAGCATGTTGCAGCAGGCATCAGGATCACTGTGCAGAACAGAGGAGAAACTAAACAAATTAGAGaccactgaaaagcaaaagaagctgCTCCAGGAAATCCAAATGAATCAGACTTGTAAGCAGATTTTTCTAGAAAGATCCTGGAACGGATCTGATAATATTCCTCAAAATACCAGTAGCCCATTTTCCAGAGTTAATACTTTTTTATGGAAGGCTATAGGTCCACCATCAAGTGACTATATTCCACCACTGATCACATGTCAGGCACAAGGTGTTTTGGGTGAAGACTATTTCCAAGCTATTCCAAAAGTATCTGAGGGAACATGGACAATCCAGAATGAAAATGGGAAGTGCTTTCATCAGAGGAGTAagactgaaaatgaagacaaactCAGCTTCAGCACAGTGAAAAGCCTGGATGATCAGATGGAACTAGATCATGAGGTAAAGTGTTGAGCAGGGTGACTGTGCATTTATTACTATTAGAACAGAATTACTGTTTAGCAGAATCTTGGGAGTGAATAGAGACATGGTTCTGAATGCTGTCCAAAAACAAGGGCAGAATCTGTAGCTTttctaccttttaaaatatgtgtatgCCACACATTGCTCATGGAAAAGAGAACGGGCAGTTCAGTGGTGTAGCAGTGGTATTACTActtttatttccacaaaatactagtgtgtttgtgtttttgttttgttttgtttttttcatacataCATTATAGCTTAATTTATGGCCCTGGATTGGTCTAACTAGTATTTTGAGCAGTTTCAAGTCTGCTTGTTATACTGATAGTCCATGACATGAAACTATTCAAATTATACTTAAAAAATGGCCTTGGATTGGATTTTTCTGTCCTGATTATCATATTAATGTGCACAGTTTTGCATGCAGGAATGCATCATTAACACATGCTGTtcacatttgtctttttttttttttttttaaaaaaaaaaaaacattaaaacacacacataagGAGACCTTGCTGTATCTTCTCCATCTGCAGGTTTTTTTGGCTCACAGTACATTGATATGACTTGTTCTTCCTggatccttttaaaataattttagaccTTAGATTAAATTAGACCAGTGtctcagcagggaaaaaaatcttgtactAAAATGCTTGTGGGACTGTGGAGAGaaaagagcaagcagaaaaaggTGTTGGAAGGGAAGTGTCTGTATACTTGGTTATGGAAGCCAGAGCTATCACTTCATAATAACTTCTAGATCGTTGTGATTATTCAAAGGTAAGTAGTAGACATGCTTAGCCCAAAGAGAATGGTAACGAAAGAAATCTATGCACATTTGCTGTGGGAATAATCTTAAATTATTCCCTGTGGAACCACGTGTTATGGCAGTCATGTATGAAACCTGCTAGAAATCCGTAACAGGGTTTATACTGGATTAAGGCCTGGAGCTGTCATCCTTTCACATGAGCAGTGCTACTGAAATAAAGCCTTGGGAATACAGTTTGCGTGGTCAGGTTCTTAGTATGCCTCATAGCTCCGGTAATAATTGCCATAAGAGAGTCTGACGTGTGCTGAGTCATGGCTTGTTGGACTCATTTCAGCAATTACTCCCACGTGGATCtcagagatgcaaaaaaaagtTCAACTTGCAGTGTCAGAAAGGGAGTGACTCACGTTCTGCAGCAAGTGGAATTGAAGAAGAAAGGTGGTGAGTTCTGATCGTATTCACGAAAGAATTAATTCCAGCAGATTCATCTCGCTGTAGCCACTGTCAAAAGTGGCCACATCCAGGGTTAAAGATGACGTTGAATGTTTTCGCAGTAAGCCAGAAGCCACCCGTCCAATTAGGACCCTGCTGTGACTCATTGtcagctgcagagctgacaGGGTAACTACTGCGACAAGGCAGCTTCTGTTAAGGAGCTGCGATCTGACGCATTCCGAATGCTTTTCTGCCAGAAGTCTGTGGTCACCACCCAAGGACTAGAATTGGCAGAGGTAGAAACTGGTGTGATGAATGATGTCTCACTgtattaaaattgtttaaaaatatttaagtgactTTAATATATAGAGAAAAGTATGTTTATGTATATCATTAGACATACGTAAATATATGTGGAAATGTGTATAGTTTTCAAGGGGTGGTGTAAAGTAGGTTGGTCCTGAACTGTGACAATGCCTAAGGAGAGCAATCTAGTaaggaagtttaaaataatactgataTTGGTTAGGGTGGTTCCGCTCTCTGTGTGCAACTTCGTTCAATTCTACATGGAAATGCTTCGGCTTTCATAGATGTAGGACTAGGCCCTATGTCAGGGGCTGTGAGTGTAGAATAATCTTGCTAAACCATACATTGGTTAGTGTGGTTTGCTGTGGTGGatggtttgtgtgttttttaaatattgtccCTACTGTCTGTAGTTGTCCATTGATCAACTTACTGACCTAGTGATACAAATCTGCCTGGCCCTCATTGTATATCAGTGTTCAGATATGTCATCTGAAGGTAGTTGACCTAGAACCTAGATTATCACTTGTCTAGCTAATCTGTGGTAGACCTAAGTTCCTGTCTGTGCTTTCTAAGCTTCTGTTAGTTCTGTTTAATGTGTGTGTTTCATTGGGGTTTTTAGAGCATGGGTGCTCTGAACCTTTAGATTAACACTGAAAAAACTTAGTGTTTTACTGACTTGCAAATATTTAACGCAATACGCTTGTGAATTAATTTTGTGGCTCCTCACAATCTGTTGTAGGTGCTGTCCCAAGTCAACATCTGAAACTTACAGTACCAAAATAAGCGAGGAGAGAAGGGTGATGCAATCAGAATGGAGGAGTAAGTAAATCAATTCAATGTTATAGTAAGTGATCCTTGCTTAGAGTGGTGTGTTAAAATTTCATACATTTTGTCACTTAAAGATCTGTATGCCTTAACTGGTGTGGCCTTAACTCTGTATGCCTTAACTCTGTTAGGCTCTTCTTGGAGGAAAATAAGATAAGTAGGATTCTGTCTTGTTCATTCAAGGTGTGGAGTCACCACAACCACGATTTTGACTCTGTTCTGAGGATTTAGGGGATGAACAGCATATAATTCAGAGAGAGTAGTATAGCAATGACCAGTGGATGGCAGTAcagcatgaaaaatacaaaattcaaaagaatGAATATCGTTCTTATAAAAACCTGTCCCCATCAGCTTTTGCAGTTCTTAAGCTTTCCTTAAGAGAAATGTCTAACTCTTCTGATGATAAAGAAATTTACATGTTATGACTTAAACATTTCCAAATCTGCAGACACCATGAAACATGGGGAAAGATTTGACAATTTGAAATCTGTTGTGTGGacaggtaacttttttttccttttgtgcagCTGAAGTAAAACAGATGGCCAGAAGAGTGGCTTCAGGACAGCTAGAACTCATCTCTCCATATCCACCCAGTGAATATACATCTGAAAGTGAAGCTGAGAGTATAAAGGAAGCCTTTCAACATGTCACTATCAGAGTCCAAAAAAGTCAAGACTGGCAAAAAGATAGGAGGTGGAAGGTAGATGACAATGCTGAGGATTTGGGCAGTGAAGAGAGGTCTGAGTCTGAGGACAGTGATCTGGAATCTGCATTCAACAGTCTTGGAGGTaagactgcaggaaaaaaaatttgtctCTCCCACTCCCACTAGACTTTTAGCTTCTGTGATTTTGTTACAGTAATTGGGCATTTTTTCTTACAGAGCCTTCCTCAAAAGCAGGTCAGTGGATTAGTCATTGAAGAATGTAAATAATAGACTAAGAAAAGTATTATGTTTTAATAGATGAACGTAGTGTCCAGTGAGCTCAGACACCCTTCATCATTGATTATCTTGTCAGTATTGGAGACCCAAAGCTTTCAAATCTATGGAACAtgctttgctgtctttttttttttttttttttttttcagtcagacaTCAAAGCTACTCTTTCTGTAGCACTGTAGCAGATAAGTGCTCTCATAATAGTTATGGATAAAGGAACAAGGAAAGCTTCACATGTCTGGATTAATGATGCAAGTGTTTAACTGTCATTATTGCAGCATGTTCCTGACAGATCATGTagctttactgtttttattctcATTGATATTCCATCAGTGGTTCTGACTACTAAGTCCACGTTATTCTTCACATAATAATTACGTCCGTTGTGACATACTAGGGAGAAGTTGCCAGTCACCATCAAAAGATAAGCAAGCAGAATCTGGAACAGCCCATCAAAAGGATTCAGTTGTTCCTCAGCAAGTCAAGAATCTCTCCAGAGTATGTATAGTAATGCAAGAAGTCTTAATTTCCGCTAGTTAACTATACAACAGTTTAGTCTCTGCACGTTGCACAGTGAGCTATGAAGACAGCTAGACTTTTCAGTTGCAATCTGGTTAGCAGTCCGTCCCCCCAGTTCTATAAACCATGAGGATAATCTAAGCATCAGGAACTAGGACTGAAAAAGAGTGGTCAAATTAAGCATTGTTTCAGTTTGATGTAGTGTTTAACATTAttgactaaaataaatattcttcataAAGGGAGTGGGGAAAGCtccttaaataaaaacatctttcacAGGGGCATTCAAAGGAATTACGTTGTTCCCCTGATTCATCTCCGGATGTGTCTGAAGAATTTTTGACTCCTGATCCTGattatttccttcctcccactATTCAAGAAAACTCAGAACTAGAGGTAAAAATCACAGCTTAGGAATGAAATCTATGTCAAGAACTTTGGAAGTAAGTAAAACCAAATGTGGCTTTATTACATTCCCATTTGTTTTgaagaagagctgcagaaaatcaaagaacaaaaatttttattctcttttgacAGAATATCTACAAATAAAGATTTACCTAAGAGTCAGAAAATTCTAATGCtgttcctttaaaacaaaacagaaaaaacagaagcctgttttcttatttcaagtTTGTTTACTAGGAAAACGTGTAATCTATGGAGCCATAAGATTATGCTGCTGTAGGCTGAGGAAAGCTTAAGGCTGCTAATAatctcagcctttcctttctAGTTCTATCCAGCATAGTACTccatagttttaaaataatcttcattAATTTCCTAGGGAAGATTTGAAAGTAGTTGTATGGATTATTAAATCCAACCCATGCTGTTTGCTGTTGTTCCTCACAGTGGCCAGCTCTTGAAGTGTATGTGTCTCCCTTCTGATAACTTTGAACATCATCCTATAGAAATTGTCCCACACTTCACAACTTGCCTATGAGAAATTGAAtttacttcccccccccccccttttttttttcctcccacttcAGACTTCAAATCCTGAGGGCAAATTGGAAGATACTCAAGAAGTCTATGTACAGAAACAGATACCTAGTGATGCTGGATCAGGTATTGCTATTAAATGTGCTCTTTCTTTTGAGGGTCCTTTTGAGTCAGCAAGAACAAGTCTTTTGTTGCACTTATATTTTTGTGAGCCACATTCCTGTTAGAAAGCTGAAGCTAGATTCTTTTGGGCCACTCGGTCTCTTAATCTCCATTATATTAATGAGAGTTCAGGGCATGGAGGATTTGGGAAGTTGAGATTTGGGCATGCTGTTCGGTGAAATATTGTGGAGTGCAGTGATCATATATTTACTCTGTTTCGGTTACTGTGTTTTGGTTAAAAACCTAAAACTTGCTTGCAATCTTTGTTTTACATTCTAGGGCTAAGTTAACTTTTTCTTATAATTTGCTGTGGTGCTGGAAACAATTAGAGCTGTGTCTATACAATAATACTCTTACTGTTTGAAGTCTCTTGAGTTTAAAAACTGTAAGATCTGACAATGTGTGTGCAAAATAATGCAAGGATCAGCATTGTTCACCTATTCTATCATTTGTCTTACTTGGCTCAAATTTGTAAATATCGCAGTGTTCCCCAGTGCTCCAGTGGTTGACTATTTAGCAGCTGTGGTATGTTTACAAAAAtgtgtctttaaaaatgtgtttgtctCTTGACAACAACGAAGGTCACTAGaactaaaaaaatacaataaagttGTAATTTCCCTGTTCAATGAgttgtgttattttcttttgtacttaCAAAACCCAATAACAGGGAACATTTGTTATTTGtattcaggaggaaaaatattactctgcagcacagcagcacagaattCTGGCAGTAACACATTAGGAGTGAATCAACTTAGCCATATGCCCGTAGCCAGGTAGAAAGACCATTTTCATTGCTAGTTCAAGCATAAATTAGACTATAAAGTATGCTCTCTTTATTAATTCTGCTCATATATctaatattcaaataaaatgcCAATGATGTATTCTAATGATAAACTGTGTATAATATTTTCTTggcaagaaaatattaaaaggacTTTCACAAGTCTCGTGGCTTTGTCTTTGACTGTGTTTAGTGTCTTTTTATCTGCCTAATGAGGgagataaaatagaaaaaacaagtaATGTATATTACAATTACTTATGCACTGACATACAACAGTATTAAACAGAGCAAATATAATTCAAATTAGGACTTCAGTCATCAGTTTTGGATTTTGATGTGCTTTGGTATTAGAGCTCAAGTGGCATGAAGATCGTGCCTTTCCCCTGCTGTGGGGAGAATGATGCGAGTATGCTCAGTGCAGCTTGCCTACAGATGTTGTTAGCCTGAGCTTGGATACTTGCAGTCTCATTGTCTGTCAAACATGAGGGTTATATCCAGTATTTTTgtgaattctgtattttctaataCCTAGAGATGTCAACCAGAATCACTACTCCATACTGTAAGAGGTATATTCCTCTTAAAAAGATACAGTAATCATCTTTGCATTACTTCATGATCTTGAAGACTGTTGTAATTGAGAGACAATAGCTTACAGTGCAGACTAGTCAAAGGATgattaaaaatctgtgaataCACATCattacattgttttatttaactttcggttatttttgtttggaaactACTGATGTCAGAGAAGTGTTTTTTGTACTAGATACAAGTCTGTAATGTGCTTACCATCGCATTTTCGTCTAGCTCTTCTTTTCCATGTCGTCTAAGgctttaagcaaaaaaaaaaaaaaaaagggggggggaggagggggcttCAGTCTTTCCCAAAGAGAAGGTAGTCCTTTAAATGTATTcagtatcttttctctttaaaaatttattttcagttttccaagaaGATCAATTAATATtagtttcccccccccccattccaGTGTTGAAGCAGCACAAGAAGTGATTCTAAGAGAGCCACTGAAAGAATCCAAAGAGAAAGATACGTAAGGCCACAGACTGTTCCCTAATGAAACTGCGGCATGGTTGGCTTATTACCATTCTAGAAGTTTTCTGTTGATACAAAATGAGAACATATGACAGACCAAAACTGAGAGAGagaatactttttaaagcattgaaataatatttttcatgataAGTTGGGAGATTGATATAAACGAGCAATCATATACCTTAGCttacctgaaatattttcatattcataagCAGTTATCTTATTATAATTTGGGTGTacctcttcatttttatgtataagcttccttctttttcttctatgtaCTTTGTATAGAATAATTAATTGTTTTAAACAACAAATGCTACTATGTAGTTacataaatattacaaaatagaCTGGTGATTGTGATTCTTAGGAACAAGTAGCAAAACAGGTTTATGAATTAACTGGTAAAGTTAACTTCTTTTTATAGATAGTTGGGATTTGAATATAAGTTATTGATTTGGGTGCAGTCAACATCTGATCAATACatgagaaaaatgtaaacaagGGTATATCTGCAATTGATGTTAGTTTTCTTAATATCTTGGTTCTGCAGCTGCTTAAAAACCTCTCTAATTTGAGTAGATGTCACTGCCTGTTTACCTATTTAGCAGTATCACTTTTT
This genomic window contains:
- the TEX14 gene encoding inactive serine/threonine-protein kinase TEX14 isoform X6, which translates into the protein MHINFCPEKMAHAVPVPIPCPVQLGSIKNDSLEAQLHEYVRQGNYVKVKKLLKKGIFVDAVNSVGQTSLFTAALLGLGKIVDVLLDYGSDPNHRCYDGSTPVHAAAFSGNQWILSKLLDGGGDLRVHDKDGKNPQYWAMSAGKESSAQMLEFIQRCTSHMQAAIQNFPSDLLRKADSSKALIRSPSRFGGLVQGNVQSPLSRFLKGGVNSARNIYSFGFGKFYLTGSRHLGYLASLPIIGEKEVIQADDEPMFSYHVGPYMIMTNLMWGGSRVTVKELSFEPHQNCSKLRLADLLIAEQEYSSKLRHPHLLQLMSVCLSSDLEKTRLVYERVNFGSLYSILHERRSEFPVLRMETILHLLLQINDTLRFLHSRGFIHRSVTSYAIQIVSSGEAKLCNLEYMIESKDGGEHSDLTRIPVPVQLFKWCSPEVILEKAVTVKSDIYSFCTVMQEALTETLPWDGHEDSVIKQLISSGQHLEADVRLPKPYYDIVKSGLEPKQKNRSMNLQDIQYLMKNDLKDLTESQTGHADEIPKAQRSAVLADINICLASAFNYQKRTLGLEGEEITEIGKSTARRYSHFPEESEALLVDGETPSSLQPVAQEKSHDVASELQVTCSVSDVDESLCSFEMNEIFADYPEFHEDFLEESTVLGHNLKDEKRQQKEEEKTTLRDLFAPPGMHYEEKPVYEEGSFSELGTEYTTEEEERISEASQLCERSQVREDAGKRMTSSSQIGQHISKCVLNLKIAQSMLQQASGSLCRTEEKLNKLETTEKQKKLLQEIQMNQTCKQIFLERSWNGSDNIPQNTSSPFSRVNTFLWKAIGPPSSDYIPPLITCQAQGVLGEDYFQAIPKVSEGTWTIQNENGKCFHQRSKTENEDKLSFSTVKSLDDQMELDHEQLLPRGSQRCKKKFNLQCQKGSDSRSAASGIEEERWCCPKSTSETYSTKISEERRVMQSEWRTEVKQMARRVASGQLELISPYPPSEYTSESEAESIKEAFQHVTIRVQKSQDWQKDRRWKVDDNAEDLGSEERSESEDSDLESAFNSLGGRSCQSPSKDKQAESGTAHQKDSVVPQQVKNLSRGHSKELRCSPDSSPDVSEEFLTPDPDYFLPPTIQENSELETSNPEGKLEDTQEVYVQKQIPSDAGSGGKILLCSTAAQNSGSNTLGVNQLSHMPVASVEAAQEVILREPLKESKEKDTSLTDIQDLSSISCEQESYSKDINCKTPRGSHAPTSVSTPLGSEEKLPVATEKYRHSNEIVLDTSSWISEEISSAVSRTFSTAYEEEKSTEISSDSSGVCSSRLNKLSRLSVTSLRSPRKEPALSQTSNHFIDELPPPAQELLDEIDSHHEDQKLRLRRQLSWPSPFRVIVLDQRSSPK
- the TEX14 gene encoding inactive serine/threonine-protein kinase TEX14 isoform X9, whose product is MHINFCPEKMAHAVPVPIPCPVQLGSIKNDSLEAQLHEYVRQGNYVKVKKLLKKGIFVDAVNSVGQTSLFTAALLGLGKIVDVLLDYGSDPNHRCYDGSTPVHAAAFSGNQWILSKLLDGGGDLRVHDKDGKNPQYWAMSAGKESSAQMLEFIQRCTSHMQAAIQNFPSDLLRKADSSKALIRSPSRFGGLVQGNVQSPLSRFLKGGVNSARNIYSFGFGKFYLTGSRHLGYLASLPIIGEKEVIQADDEPMFSYHVGPYMIMTNLMWGGSRVTVKELSFEPHQNCSKLRLADLLIAEQEYSSKLRHPHLLQLMSVCLSSDLEKTRLVYERVNFGSLYSILHERRSEFPVLRMETILHLLLQINDTLRFLHSRGFIHRSVTSYAIQIVSSGEAKLCNLEYMIESKDGGEHSDLTRIPVPVQLFKWCSPEVILEKAVTVKSDIYSFCTVMQEALTETLPWDGHEDSVIKQLISSGQHLEADVRLPKPYYDIVKSGLEPKQKNRSMNLQDIQYLMKNDLKDLTESQTGHADEIPKAQRSAVLADINICLASAFNYQKRTLGLEGEEITEIGKSTARRYSHFPEESEALLVDGETPSSLQPVAQEKSHDVASELQVTCSVSDVDESLCSFEMNEIFADYPEFHEDFLEESTVLGHNLKDEKRQQKEEEKTTLRDLFAPPGMHYEEKPVYEEGSFSELGTEYTTEEEERISEASQLCERSQVREDAGKRMTSSSQIGQHISKCVLNLKIAQSMLQQASGSLCRTEEKLNKLETTEKQKKLLQEIQMNQTCKQIFLERSWNGSDNIPQNTSSPFSRVNTFLWKAIGPPSSDYIPPLITCQAQGVLGEDYFQAIPKVSEGTWTIQNENGKCFHQRSKTENEDKLSFSTVKSLDDQMELDHEQLLPRGSQRCKKKFNLQCQKGSDSRSAASGIEEERWCCPKSTSETYSTKISEERRVMQSEWRTEVKQMARRVASGQLELISPYPPSEYTSESEAESIKEAFQHVTIRVQKSQDWQKDRRWKVDDNAEDLGSEERSESEDSDLESAFNSLGGRSCQSPSKDKQAESGTAHQKDSVVPQQVKNLSRGHSKELRCSPDSSPDVSEEFLTPDPDYFLPPTIQENSELETSNPEGKLEDTQEVYVQKQIPSDAGSGGKILLCSTAAQNSGSNTLGVNQLSHMPVASVEAAQEVILREPLKESKEKDTSLTDIQDLSSISCEQESYSKDINCKTPRGSHAPTSVSTPLGSEEKLPVATEKYRHSNEIVLDTSSWISEEISSAVSRTFSTAYEEEKSTEISSDSSGVCSSRLNKLHYPRHLTTSLMSCLHQPKSYWMKLNI